The Harpia harpyja isolate bHarHar1 chromosome 13, bHarHar1 primary haplotype, whole genome shotgun sequence genome contains a region encoding:
- the CRIPT gene encoding cysteine-rich PDZ-binding protein isoform X2: MVCEKCEKKLGTVITPDTWKDGARNTTESGGRKLNENKALTSKKARYLLNVWQEGLGYKELQANFCLIVFTSLFMNFNFCVFVQ, encoded by the exons ATGGTGTGCGAGAAGT GTGAGAAGAAACTCGGTACGGTAATCACTCCCGATACGTGGAAAGATGGTGCAAGAAACACTACAG AAAGTGGTGGCCGCAAGTTAAATGAAAACAAGGCATTGACCTCAAAGAAGGCACG GTATCTGCTCAATGTGTGGCAAGAAGGTCTTGGATACAAAGAACTACAAGCAAACTTCTGTCTAATTGTATTCACTAGTCTTTTTATGAACTTTAACTTCTGTGTCTTTGTACAGTAA
- the CRIPT gene encoding cysteine-rich PDZ-binding protein isoform X1: MVCEKCEKKLGTVITPDTWKDGARNTTESGGRKLNENKALTSKKARFDPYGKNKFAICRICKSSVHQPGSHYCQGCAYKKGICSMCGKKVLDTKNYKQTSV; encoded by the exons ATGGTGTGCGAGAAGT GTGAGAAGAAACTCGGTACGGTAATCACTCCCGATACGTGGAAAGATGGTGCAAGAAACACTACAG AAAGTGGTGGCCGCAAGTTAAATGAAAACAAGGCATTGACCTCAAAGAAGGCACG gTTTGATCCTTATGGAAAGAACAAATTTGCAATATGTCGGATTTGTAAGAGTTCTGTCCATCAGCCAGGGTCTCACTATTGTCAAGGATGTGCCTATAAAAAAG GTATCTGCTCAATGTGTGGCAAGAAGGTCTTGGATACAAAGAACTACAAGCAAACTTCTGTCTAA